The following DNA comes from Musa acuminata AAA Group cultivar baxijiao chromosome BXJ1-4, Cavendish_Baxijiao_AAA, whole genome shotgun sequence.
TTGCAAGCTTCAGCATGTGTTGTCTATTCCAGGGAATTATAGAATCTTTGTCAGTCTCCAATCTGATGGGTAGCCTTCTAGTATTTCGACAAGTCCTGATCATAGATTGAATGTTCAGTACATTGATTAAGGACTACATTTGATGTTCTCTTCCACATGAAAATGCAAAGGGTTGAATGTaacaattaaattatttattgtcATCGTTTGCTAAAATATCTGAATGAATTCATAAATCTTTCCATTTTATTACACGAATGAATTCATAAATCTTTCCATTTTATTACACCACTTATATGACCTGATTGATTAACTGCTGAACTTTGGAAGTATTTGGTCACCATCTAATGGCCACATTAAGTTTAgagttctttttttgtttttggaaaaCCTATAATTGCATTCAATAACAGCCATTTCATAAATACTTTAGCTTATTCAAGTTTTCATGCAGTCAGAATAACTGTGTTAAATAACTTGCTTCATGATTGGACAATAATTGGTAAATCTATGTCAAAGTAGTCTTCACATAAATTATGCATGAAGCAGCAATGCCTCTACAATCAAaagagcaagaagttaagtatgaaGGATGAACACAGGGGaattagattttctttttccttataATATGATAAACTTGAAGGTAGTGCGATTCTCTATGTAACCATTAGATGCAACTGGCCACAGAGTCAAGAATCACAGAGATTTATATGGGGATGTTGGTGAACTTGTTAGACAAATGCAGTTTAAAGTCAACAAAGATTGCTGCCTGTGTGGTAGTtctgtgaaaaagaaaaagaacatccTTCATATAGAAATTGAAACTGTATTATCCAGCCTTCTCTTTGTCCTTCTCTTTTGTATGGAAAAAGGCTTGAGAAAATATCAGAAAGTACAACAACTACAGTTTTTCATGAGATCTTTCAAAGGTTTTTTCTCCTATGTGAAAGAAGATAGAGGGGCCAATTTGACCCTAATACTGACATAAAAAAAACTCTGAACTTTGATTCAGCTTAGCTGTtgccctttctttctttttcatcagAGAAAATTTACCTTAACAACTTCCATCTGACTTATGCATGGGCATCGAACAGTAATGATGCATATGTGTACATATGTTTGCTTGGTTGCTTGGGTACACACACAATCCTATCTTCCATTAATGGCAGTTCTTCACTTCTTGCTCTAGGGCATGGACAAATGCAACAAGGTTGGGGCCCTGGTTGGAGATGCAAGAAGGCAATATGCTGAGTCCTTGAGATGCATGTGATAGTGCAGTAACGGGGTGTGCAACTGAAGACTTCTCAGAGGTATCTCAGAATCAGAGGTCTAGGCATGGGTGAAAAGAGTATCATTCCAGTAGAGAAAAGAGAGAGGGGCAAATGGTCCAATGCAGTTGCATGATGCCTTGGTGCTGGAAGCACTGCTGAATTCCGAATCTGGCACAGAGTTGTATGCTTTTGATCCCCCACACGAGGATTGGGATGAAATAGCACTTCAGGATTCTCTTCACATGCATTCGATCAATGAGAAAAGGTGACTGGAGTAACTAGTGCTGGAGAACATGGGAGTCCCATCTTACTCAAAAGGACCCTCTCATTGCTCTTCTTCCTCTTATGTAACTAAGAAAGGATGGTTTAGAGAGTTGGGAGCCAAGTGAAACATCAACCTTGAGGGAATCTTAGGAGCTAATGATTTGGTGGGCCTCTGACATGTGGCTTGGTGCTTCTATTCTGAGTGGGGGGAGGGGAGAGCTGCAAGTTGGCCACAGCTGACTCCCTGCAATAAAGTCCTGAGCTTTATTTCTTTTTCAGAAATTAATCATTCAACTTGCAGTATTTCTTTACTGCACTGGCATGCCTTCCTTGCATTTAATTCCAGTAATATCATTGATGCTGTACAGCTGCAGCATAGATTTCACTCCAATCCTTTGAGGATCCTGCAGGATCTTACCAGCCTTTCCAGTAGTACCATGGCAGAAGCAATGCAGTGACTGCTGTAGTCTGAAGACAAGCAAAGTACATGGCTAAAAAACATAGCAAACAATGGCTTTGTTGTGTTTGTTGGGAGGGATGAAGAGAAAGGTTGCCTTGAAATGTGaagtatttcaaaaaaaaaagaagagagagagagagagagagagagagagagagagaaaagttgCCTTGAAATGTGAAGCATGAAAAATGATACTGTCCTCATTGAAATGTTGTACAAAGCAGCCAAAAGTGCAGgtgaaaataaaaaggaaagcCTCATCAACATCAACTGTTCTATTTGCATCACTCCCATCCATGTCTCAAAACTTGGGCTCCATTGACAGAGGGTTTGGTGCACTCTTATGGTCTTCTTTACACTATCTACAGCCAGTAGCAGAACCATGAAAGGAGTGTTGTTACTATCTCTGTGTGATTGATCATCATCTCCTATGGCAGGCAAAGATCCTCTGCGCTACGTTTGTTTCCTCTCCCCACAACCTGCCAATGTCCATGGCTGTCCTCACTGCATCTGAGGAGGCACCAGAGAGCCCTCTCCTTGTGAAGCCAACAGCATAGAGCCCAGACTTCCCTTTCCACCCATTAGGGAAGGGAGACTTTGGCACTCCATCCTTGGCGAAGAAATCGCATCCCTGCAAATGGAACCAGATAGTTATCAGCTTTATGATGTCGCTGATGGATGCATAGATAGATTAAGTCAACGAGCAGGAAATCTTTTCTTCCTACAGAACCTTAGACCATTCATAGTGCGTCACCAACTTCGACTGCCAAGCTTGAGAGAACAGTGAAGAACATGGGGTGTAAGTACCTGAAGCCATTGAGGGACGTTGCTGCGGTATCCGGTGGCCAAAATGATCGAATCCACGTCGAGAAGCCGGCCGTCGACGAGCTCGACCTTTCCCGGCGACAGCCTCTTGATTCCGGGCACCACGTTGATGTCACCTGACCTTATTTTGCCGAGTGCGCCGATGTCCAGAACCGGAGTCTTCCCCTGCGTGTTCTTGAGCTCCAGAGGACCAGCGGAAGGCCTCCTCAGGCCGAACCTTTCGACGTTGCCAAGCACCAGCCATGCCAACACCAGGAGAATCTTGTCCGCCAGCCACAGCGGCAGCCACTTCATCAGCAGGATCGCTAACTCGAACGTCGACTTCCCCAGCACTTCCCTGGGCAGCACATGAACCTGCGATCAAGATGGATGAGCAGCTCGGTCAGGAATTGGATTCGTGTTAGATGCTGGGAGTTGCATGCATCGTATGACCGTTGATGCTGCTTACCGAGTCGCGGATTACCATGGACGGGGAGGCGTCATGGTCACACAGGTCGAGCGAGACCTCCATGCCGGAGTTGCCGCAGCCGACCACAAGGACGCGCTTCCCCCGGTAGGCCTCGCCGGACTTGTAGTCGCAGACGTGCTTAACGTCGCCGCCGAACTCCTCCAGCCCCTCCAGCTCGGGGACCACCTTCTCCGCATTCTCGCCGGTGGCCACCACGAGCCATCGGCCAATGTACTCCACGTCGGCGCTCACGTTTCCGGGctcagcgcaagcaccggcggccCTCACCCTCCATAGTCCGCTCGTCTCGTCGTACTTCGCCGACTGCACCGACTGGTTGAACCGGGGGCTGAGCTCGAAGTGCTTCGCGTACGACTCCAAGTAGTCTATGAACTGCTTCCGGGAAGGGTACTCCGGGTAGTCCTCCGGGAAGGGCAGCCTGGGAAGCTGGCAGAACTGCTTCGGGAGGTGGAGCTTGAGGCGGTCGTAGGTGCGCTTCTGCCAGAGGGAGGCAATGCAGTCGGCGCGCTCAAGGATCACAAAAGGCACCTCTTGCTCCCTCAGGCAAGCTCCCACAGCTAGACCGGACGGCCCAGCTCCGACGATGATCGGACCGTTGACCCACACGCACCGCCGCGACAGGAAGTCGTACTGCTCGGTCAGACCGGCCATGAACGGTTGTTTCAGATGGCCGAGTGGCAGTTGGAACGAGAAGCGAGGTGGAAGAAGCTTGAACTTGTGGCTGAAGCACTTGCCGAGCTTACTGGTCTGAAGTCATGATGCCTCTGCTGCCAATGGAGTTTGGCTTTTGGAGAtaggaagagagagaggagggagatGTGACAGTGAGGGACTGATGGAGAAAGGGAATTAGGAGAGGAAGACAATGAAGCAAAGGAAGACTTGTACTGAAGTGAGGAAGGTTGGGAGCATGGGGAAGAGATTAAATAGAGGCCAAGGCTGATGAGAGCTGCATGTGCTGGGGACTTGTCAAATGATGAGCATGGCCCTTCCATAAAGCTTTGCAGTATTTATAACCTGAAGCTTCTGAGCAAGGCCTTCATGGATATTAAGATGCAAATTTCATCTTCTCATCAAATCTGCAGCCTCCAGTAATACCTGAAATGGATTGGGTTTTTACACTGGAAGGATCAGACTCTGCCCACAGATTCACAACATATTTAGGCCAGCAATCTACCAGGTTGTCACCCATTGCTGTAAGTGTTGAAGGCTGTTCAGTGCTTGCAGTAGAGAATTTATGCTCACTAGAGGATGCAATCATTAGGAAGCAGTAGCTGTTGGATCAATCACTGTCATTCTGTCAGCATGGATAACAGAGCTTAACTATCATTCTGCCAATATTTCTTCAATGATGAGTGTGATTGGGGTGATGAGTTTGACCTGCTTCCTATCACCCCCTCCCCCACAATGGACCTCTCATTATGATCACAGAATTAGCTCACCAGTTCTTCCTTCCCACTGAGAGCCATGAGTTCTTCTGTTGTGCTAAGATCTTTGTTCTTCTTATAGATAACTGTTGTAGTTGGCATTCTTGGAGTTGCCATATGACCCCTCCTGCAGAAGAGATGCTAATGGCTGAGTCTGTGTGTTTcactatcctcctcctcctcctcctcaaggaCTCTTCCATGAGATCATACCCTAACAAATTGCATTGTGGTAGCAATGATCAGATAAACAATCCAATAGAATAATTTATTTTAGAGAGAGTTATTCTTTTAAATCTCAACTTCTATCATAAAAAAACAATGGCTTTCTTTCTACTGTTTAGTTTATATTTGCCCATGGATGTGGTATCCAAATATGATCACCTCTCTGTTTCTAAGAAAGACAAATGAAAATTACAATGGTTCCACATCCAATCTATGTTGCTTGCAATTCTAGTCTTCCCTATTTCTGGTGTTACTCGAGCTTTTGAAGTGCTTATATGAAGCAGCAGCAGGAGCTGCTCAAACTTGAGCACATATGATGGTTGATTACACCACTCTCACTTGATCTAACCTTTGACTTTGACTTGTAAAAGCAATTGAGCTTAAGCTACTCAAGTGCTTAAATGGAGAGGCAGGAGTTGATAGAACTCAAACAAGATATGATGGAGGTGTTATATCATTCGCACATGAAGTCTTTTGACTTGTGAGAATAATTGAGAGCCTGAGGGTCTTTTCCTCGAAGCAACAATTCCATGTGCAGCTCTCAAGGCAGCGTTCAAACAACATTCCCTGCACAGCTTCTGAAGCATACAAGTGAAATTAATTGTAGTGCAAATTTTCAGATTTGCAATTTATACATAAAAAATGAGTTCAAGAACCAGATTTAGTTTCCTAGTTTCGTCGTAAGAACAAAAATTAGTTCGATTgtgcatgaataaaaatatttttttaatatatatatataattttttcgatTATCTTAGTCTATGCATGAATTAAAAAGAAGTCAAGAAGTCGATTTCTTCAAACGATTGGAAGGCTAAATAAACTCAAAAAGAACAAATGGTGTGTTGTCAAGAGTCCCATACAAATGGTTAGGAGCAGGAGGCATTCTGCTGCCTCTTTTGCCACAGTGCAGTCTCCGGAGACGAAGCGAGCGGCTGCTGCTGACTGTTCCTTCCACGTGTGCCGGTGGGCCCCAGCTAGGTCTCCGATTGCAAGTTGCCATCCATAATTGGCCTTCACTCGAGTCCTTTCTGTGTTTGTTTTCCGAGGAAGAACCACAGCACTCTTGGTCTTATGGTTTCCATGCACACAAATGCTCCATATTATTTATCTTTAAGCCAATAGTAAATATTATTATGAGCGTAGAACTGTGGTTAATCGTCATCAGGTCGATTTTGATTACAAATTGTTCAAAGCTTGCCTGTGCTACATGGTTAAAATGCAGGTTCATGAACTTAGCCTTAACACTAATATGCTATCAAAATAAATATGCTCGAGTGCTTGATTAGTGGTTTGTGCCAATGCTAGAGAACCTGCCCATGGAGGCTAGAAAAGCACACCGGCGATACTTGCGGTGGTGCGATCCTTTCAAGTTGGAAACCCCACTCCTCCCTTGTTTATGAGTCTGTGTTGTTCTCGGAAATGAGTAGAGCCATCCTCCCTGCACCCTAGCTTTGCCTATTCTATGGGCCAAAGCTTCCGAGTGCGGCACGCAATGGTGTAAGCAGCCAGATGGATGGAGGCACTTTCGAAGTAGGTTCGATGGGAAGACTTGTTAATTGGATGCAGCTCTTTAGCTTGAACTCGAAGAGAGCTTTGAAGTTGCCACGAGAAGATTCATGTTCACGCTGAAATCATTGGATGATGGACGCCGAGTGGTCGTCTTTGTGTTTGTGGCTTCGGAGGCTTCCTTTTCTCACCCTTTTGCATGTGCCTAACTCATCTATGATGTataatttatatcatagatcaaagtTGGAAGGGTAGCTGAAAAGGAAGAAGGAAAGTTGCAGATTTGTTAGACACTTCCAGTGGGCTCTAATACAAAGAGAATGATCGCCGCCTACAGACTCGCTTTTGGATACTCATAAGCAGAATTTTTCTATTGCTTATTCTTCTTCAGCAAAGTCTTTGCCATGCGAGCATACGAACGCTGCATTGGCCACAGTTGCATCGACTCCCTCGATCAAGAATTTCATCTGATCGATCCATCCATGATTCAGTTTCCTTATATGAGTTCTTTGCTCCAAGTAGTCGACGTTAGCCTTAGTTTGGTTGAGTTCCTCCATGCTATGCTGGTTGGAGACCACTGAGACCAGCTTCGAGCTTTGTTAGTCCGGTTCTTATATTGCGTTGTTAGTGACATCGATCTAGATTTCACTTCCTCTTATCTACTCCAAGAGAGCAGTCTACTTTTGGATCACCATTTTTATTATCGTGCTTCTCATGAGATGGAGCTGCTCCAGCGGTTTATGCATGAGTCTACACCTCGGCCTCTGCTGCGGCTATGTGGGTGGCTGCTCCTTTGGACAATCTTGCTCCAATCACCTTGGTGTTTCTTGATAGCAATTGTGTTAACTTTTTTGGTTTGTGTCAGCTTAGGTACCAAATATCATATTTCCTTAAGTCGTGAGGTACTTTTATGATTTCTATCATCAAAGGATCAGTTTTAACACAATCTCGCAAGGGTCTAAAATGAAAAATGATTAGTTTTAATGGATGAGCTCCGATATCTGGAACAAAGCAATTCATTAAATACTTGGATTGTAAAGAGAAACTAAGAATTTTGAACGATGAAAAGATAAGATAACCACACTAAATTATTTTACAAATACGTATTATGTATATTCAATCTTGAGAGTTCCAAATTGATCTTTGACATTACCCTAAATCCTCATCTAACTCTTCACCTTAGATTTTTAGAGTATGAGATACTTACCATTTTGGTCGCAGTCGCGCCACTAGcttgaaaaaaaatcaatttacaaCATGTGAAAATAGAGTTATTTTGGCCTATATTGACTCTCTTCGACTAGTGATTGTTACGTTAGGTAACCTTGTCGATTCCCTTGgtctaaaaaataagaaaaaaataaatacttcaaaaataaataaaatatagtcAAATCATACTATAAGAGAAAACACAAGCAATAAATAATCCATTGATAAAATTGTTACAAGCACTTGGAGAAAAGAAAATGAGAGAGAGATAAGAaatgaagtaaaaaaataaaatgagatgAGTATCGGACGATGAGCAAGTTAACAAACAACGACGAGAGacaagaagtaaaaaaaaaaaagaagatgagtATTGGACAATGAGCAATTAAAAGCCATGACGAACTTAAAAAAGACTGATGAGAGATAGATCGGGCTTTTATCTTATAAAAtttattgaaaagaaaaaaaaaacaaaatggaaTTTATCCAACCAAATAGATTTAGCCTCTCCAACCGATAAATACTGTCCTATACATACTAGTCCGAGTGAAATTATAAAAACATGCCCATCATTTACAGTCGTATACATAGTTATTATTGTACGTGTGCTAAATGGTGAACTTGGCAAAGGAACCAGGTCACCCAAGGTTCCACTTGAGGAAGGCGATGGATCGAAGCAAAAGCCAAAGTTACATAAATAGTATCCAGGTCAAATGACATATCACAAATGCTGATGTGTTTCAACATAAAAAATCTGAGCACAAGTGTTAACTGGTCCAGCAAGATTAACCATCCATGGCAAGAGAGCTGAACAAAAATCTGCAAGAAATTTAATAGCTGGATAAAAAAGCATGGAAGGAATCAAACTATGtacattttgattaaaaccaccaAGTCTTTCACATGGAACTCTTAAGATTTCGATAATAAACAACAAACAAGAGAATGCAGGTATCTCAGATCATGCTCCCTCGCAGCCACAAGGCCTCTTCAGCTTCATGATCCATATGGATCGATGCAATTACAACAAGGCACATAAATCATATTCAGAACGTCTACATGAACAGAACCATTTCTGACCAGTCATtctagtcttgacatcatttctgaCCAGCCATTCGAGGCTTGACATCAATCGATTTGAAGCTCCAGAATTTGTGATCCAGTTAATGCAACAGCCTCAACTATCAGATGAGATTTCAGAACAAAGCAGTTTTTGTCAGATGAGATTCCAAATAGAGAACAATTTATTCAGAATCACCCATGGTTCAGGTATAGCTGGAAAGTCTACAATTACCAGGAAAATAAGCATCTCATGGCTGATCCTCGTCTGGTCTCGTTCTCAGGAACCTCCGACGCCTCCTTGGTACTTGAGCATCATCACCTGTGCTATCTTCATCAACATCTTGCACACCCATGAGGTTCTCACCCCATAGGTTATGGTGTCCCAAACGTCGATGTCTACGCCAAGCTCGAGATGAGCCCCTTGGCTCATCAAGGGACTCGATTGGGCTTCTGAccacatgaaaaagaaaaaaagtagtCCACCATGGTCGAGCACGTTCACCTGATCCATTTCTTTCTCCGTCATGTAACAGACCATCTCCGCTATCAATGACATAGTCTCCTATCACAGTTGCACCAGGCATTGCTGATCTTATAGCACTGAGGGTGTCGTCATACTCCCGTTGATGTTCCATGCGGCGCCAGGCACGCTGTCGTGATGGATCAACATCAGCAGGCCTCGTGGTAGGGTGGATTCTCCTGGCATGTCTGCGAAGCTCCTTATAGTTTCCAGAAAATGAGCATGATTCCCTGGTACAACTCCTTGGCTTCTGGTCCAGATACTGTCTTGCCTCTTTGACAATCGTCCAACCCAACACAGCACCTCGACAAAGGGGACACTTCAGAGAGTTTGATTCGGAGGTCTCAATCCCACCAGATTCCTCCTGTCCTTGCCTTTCTTCACCATGACCTTCCATAGTTGTCTCATGCACTTGATTACTATTATTTTCTTCCAACCTTTCAAATAAGCTGATGGAGATCCCATCAGTATTTTCTACCATATTGTTTTCTTCATTGGTCTCAACCAAGTTTCTTCCCATCACTGGACTTGGTGTGGGAGCACTTCCCGTGTGAGCATTCTCAGGGGCCAACAAACCAGTTTGAGAAGTCTTATTATTATTTGCTACAAGTTTTCTATAGCGGTCTAGACAATTGGAGTGCCTATAACTTGTGTCACAAATGTACGACCTGCAGCCTTTCTCATGAGAGCGGCATATAAGAAGAACAGCATTATGGGGATATTCCATACAAATAGGGCATGAAGTCTCATCCAATTCCTTGTGTAAAACAGTCATATCTGTAAACACTGTAATACTTGCTTTCAGATCTGTCATCCCGTTAACACTGTCATGAGGTTCAAAATGTTTAACATACAAACATCCTTTAATATTAAAAGGAAAAGAACATattgattaaaaattttagtgCACACTGGGTTACTATATAATACTGCTAACTGTCTCAGCTGTGATCTGAGATACAAGGTTAAATGACAGTTCCTTGTAGGAGAGCTATGTACTGGAACAAAGGAACAATAGAAACACCCACTACCAATTGTTTGCCAATTTAATAACTTCAGCTTTATGTTTTGTAGACTGATTCCTATACCTCAGCAACAACATTTAATATGGGCTACAGCTTTATAGCAATACTTAACAAGGTAACAATCACCAGATTATTCAGGTGTATACAATTCATTATCAAAATAGTCTTGGCAGTCTTAACAAtttctttttttgataaatttttGAAGTCACTATTTTGGACTATTTCTTCACTAATGGAAAAAGAAGCAAGACAACAAAAGCATCTCACTATTTAGTACCAACAATCAATATCTGGCATTAGAATCATATTACAAGCCAATTTTTCTGAACATTATTATTTCTCCTACTAGATTGAGAGAAGCAAGACAAAAGCTGCATGATCAGCTATCCTGCAGCAACCAGAAATGTGAGGGTCAACTAATTAATGAACCACAAAAATGCATCAATTCTAAACTTCTGAAGAATTTTATCCATCAAGCGGGTTAGCATTCAGTGTACTCCGTGGTCCGATCCCTCCATAGCTTTTGTTATCACAGTACATCTCCATGAACACTGACCACAATTCTCATGTTGTTCTTCTACCAGCCATACATAAACAGTAAAATGCAGGCATGCACTTggctttgacaaaatttatatttGGCATGGGGTGAGATGAGCAATAAACAGTCCCTTCTAAATGTCTCACAATTCACCAAAATGATGATCCAAGTCCTTATCAACCATAATTGATTATAGTGCAACTAAACTATCGTGTCTAACATGGGAATAAGAACATAGTGTAAATCCATAATGTCAACATAGGCACGATGATGAGGTATAAAAGACAAATACAGGAAACAAAAGC
Coding sequences within:
- the LOC103982760 gene encoding uncharacterized protein LOC103982760; amino-acid sequence: MTDLKASITVFTDMTVLHKELDETSCPICMEYPHNAVLLICRSHEKGCRSYICDTSYRHSNCLDRYRKLVANNNKTSQTGLLAPENAHTGSAPTPSPVMGRNLVETNEENNMVENTDGISISLFERLEENNSNQVHETTMEGHGEERQGQEESGGIETSESNSLKCPLCRGAVLGWTIVKEARQYLDQKPRSCTRESCSFSGNYKELRRHARRIHPTTRPADVDPSRQRAWRRMEHQREYDDTLSAIRSAMPGATVIGDYVIDSGDGLLHDGERNGSGERARPWWTTFFLFHVVRSPIESLDEPRGSSRAWRRHRRLGHHNLWGENLMGVQDVDEDSTGDDAQVPRRRRRFLRTRPDEDQP
- the LOC103982762 gene encoding probable indole-3-pyruvate monooxygenase YUCCA5, translating into MAGLTEQYDFLSRRCVWVNGPIIVGAGPSGLAVGACLREQEVPFVILERADCIASLWQKRTYDRLKLHLPKQFCQLPRLPFPEDYPEYPSRKQFIDYLESYAKHFELSPRFNQSVQSAKYDETSGLWRVRAAGACAEPGNVSADVEYIGRWLVVATGENAEKVVPELEGLEEFGGDVKHVCDYKSGEAYRGKRVLVVGCGNSGMEVSLDLCDHDASPSMVIRDSVHVLPREVLGKSTFELAILLMKWLPLWLADKILLVLAWLVLGNVERFGLRRPSAGPLELKNTQGKTPVLDIGALGKIRSGDINVVPGIKRLSPGKVELVDGRLLDVDSIILATGYRSNVPQWLQGCDFFAKDGVPKSPFPNGWKGKSGLYAVGFTRRGLSGASSDAVRTAMDIGRLWGEETNVAQRIFACHRR